In one window of Pseudorasbora parva isolate DD20220531a chromosome 7, ASM2467924v1, whole genome shotgun sequence DNA:
- the dbpb gene encoding D site albumin promoter binding protein b has product MMARPLSQLLPPDLPSAGASPQFGNSSQAGGSLNGGHLNSTANLKSLLQLPVKGDQRVKDCSEMKGKDRMDMDEDSLGRCPLRNGCSNGLATDSNGAGTGSFSNSNNSSFLGPLLWERTLPCDGGLFQLQYMDLEEFLTENGMSSMHSTSNSTSAQIPSQSSQSAIPNQGSQCLPTSPPHCSSSSSPTSTTTSSSPSLLGLDMHTPQSMMGTADCLHGTPPGSLEPTPSPSSTTCPPLPTPPITNCNEMGPSFDPDPADVALSSVPGQEAFDPRRHRFSEEELKPQPMIKKARKMLVPEDLKDEKYWSRRCKNNEAAKRSRDARRLKENQISVRAAFLERENAALRQEVADMRKELGRCRNILNKYESHHLDQ; this is encoded by the exons ATGATGGCCAGGCCGCTTTCACAGCTTCTACCCCCGGACCTTCCTTCTGCCGGAGCCAGTCCGCAGTTTGGCAACAGTAGCCAGGCAGGGGGCTCACTTAACGGAGGACACTTAAACTCAACAGCGAACTTAAAGTCGCTCCTGCAGCTCCCCGTGAAGGGCGACCAGCGCGTCAAAGACTGTAGTGAAATGAAGG GTAAGGACAGGATGGATATGGACGAGGACTCTCTTGGCCGTTGTCCTCTGCGTAACGGCTGCAGCAATGGACTAGCCACTGACAGCAATGGAGCAGGCACTGGCAGCTTCTCAAACAGCAACAACAGTTCCTTCCTGGGCCCGTTGCTATGGGAACGAACATTGCCATGTGATGGCGGGCTGTTCCAGTTGCAGTACATGGATCTTGAGGAGTTTCTGACTGAGAACGGGATGAGCAGCATGCACAGTACCTCCAACTCCACCTCAGCTCAGATACCCTCGCAAAGCTCTCAGTCCGCCATTCCCAACCAGGGCTCCCAGTGCCTGCCCACCTCGCCCCCACActgctcctcttcctcctcaccGACATCCACCACCACATCTTCCTCGCCCTCCCTGCTTGGGCTGGACATGCATACGccgcaaagcatgatgggaacgGCAGACTGCTTGCACG GCACTCCACCAGGCAGCTTGGAGCCAACGCCCTCACCTTCTTCCACTACATGTCCACCACTCCCTACTCCGCCCATTACTAACTGCAATGAGATGGGGCCGTCCTTTGACCCTGATCCAGCAGACGTTGCGCTGTCGAGTGTGCCTGGACAGGAGGCGTTTGACCCCCGCCGGCATCGGTTCAGTGAGGAAGAGCTCAAACCTCAGCCCATGATTAAAAAGGCTCGCAAGATGCTAGTCCCTGAAGACCTGAAG GATGAGAAGTATTGGAGTCGGCGCTGTAAGAACAACGAGGCCGCGAAGCGTTCTCGCGATGCTCGTCGACTGAAGGAGAACCAGATCTCTGTGCGCGCCGCCTTCCTTGAGCGTGAGAACGCCGCACTCAGACAGGAAGTAGCCGACATGCGCAAAGAGCTCGGCCGTTGCCGTAACATCCTGAACAAATACGAGAGCCATCACTTGGATCAATAA
- the si:dkeyp-69b9.6 gene encoding zinc finger protein 91, producing the protein MFQFGKYNVDIIEMLSGHQSHQFKGIGLERQLQHQQQVQLHQHQLQQQQQGETSGSILSGLGLGPLQGSRGSAFTDSASIFAKMSAPPPPLQQQSLSSSSQSLRKSSKMSGSSSSGGSHVSGYPQFLRSFHPTEATLAQEQLHSGVGRFDHFASSSASGGLVSSVPPPPPLHPGLSVPQASPGPPSSSPSTSSSVSTSNNPPSSSAVTTLGHQLAGSQSDARSLHQQFSCMLAANQYFLSGVPANSSLEQFLVQQGSHNHLGLGLGQAAGETSSTLAPPPALHSSHTHGHSTTLSQPQQPPTQQQQLPPHTLSHPHPHPHHPLHSSSQASSLGGFDFQGIPVLSSNQLASLMQQEAGLPLPLPLHLSLSKDEGKGDNAAGGGRRKKAMAGYLPQRKTESNNNNSSNSHSSTNPNSSTSGGLNQDGTPGLDRGGGVGLSGIGGDPSSHLTSSSSTPVISSSASSASASVLVTNGSKTASHGSMPPQSQPEQEPLYQCGECGKTFTHLSSLRRHLRSHELTTAGTSGTRSSILNPVLHPSDPSIPHSTQDSSASSMCGGSHDKTFHCSECGKGFKKKGHLLQHGVIHSGARPYACSTCSRAFNRRESLTRHEKIHEEKPFRCPACGRCFRESTSLLNHAASGTCGKSGRTARSKHESNIVEGKSNKSGGSQDGIATNAAGSYRSDDFSDDYKDQRSQSNMYSGPTPCGAGSMTGSALRKAPLAPTLHPHPQNQSQQHHQQPHLPLSSLLEDSEDDVTSSVNNAISAITAAAANCMSSDLAHSGGRGDDRRDIIGGLLGGLGLGPLTSPSGPLSTSGLEKSYRGNANPSSVGLNQQPNQQTPGRKPKRPRKPRKKKEPGVVSAEPPKRRQSSHRPGGPGGDVRPYLCSVCGRGFARRETLRRHDRIHTGEKPHHCTLCGKYFREAFHLSKHHTVHSGEKNYKCILCGKDFGYAQSLKRHGKLHQKGELEEVPTTPGGESLNSYPPSSGGSLIQGVQSSSSSFYSYAQDVKPQTSNTQPPPRLYTCAICWKSFRHHFHLTAHHQTVHEGGGEKLFSCEVCGKAFAYSNSLTRHRLSQHGLTRTGQPVVQRSTSEVNSGSVSISESEAATNALLQLAPPSGTHGEHGVLHSQQAPPQPQTGYSSLFYIPDANITHPASSNASSYSHSLPSTSSGPLLCNHQQQNTGIKGEPIYHTSHRHILTPNIPMHSLALPPSEPHQQHHNPQQHSAEIQSTHHHTFQSQEELRRRKKKKKRRQEREEIGYQWTPAAKAEREQVKVSLGERQINLLRRKHIKRKRTGIHRAQHKIKKRMAVLVKIKRGSGGSAVYELGLPGGLKLNRLRSLKVPLKRKSCPLCLGATFSQQVALKVHIAARHCPKVRGLQHRLKCPVCGKQSRKFLSALIHRSSHLTNRAFSCKHCPCRFWNAMLLTRHKKVCRGTLARFRQERSLCVKLVMGATYKRFECKGNSSTMHMEYSH; encoded by the exons ATGTTCCAGTTCGGAAAATACAATGTGGACATCATAGAGATGCTGAGTGGACACCAGTCCCATCAGTTCAAAGGTATTGGATTAGAGCGACAACTTCAGCACCAACAGCAAGTCCAGCTTCACCAACACCAGTTACAGCAACAGCAGCAAGGTGAGACATCTGGGTCAATTTTGTCTGGACTTGGCTTAGGCCCTCTACAAGGATCTAGAGGCAGTGCCTTTACAGATTCTGCATCAATTTTTGCAAAAATGAGTGCACCTCCTCCACCTCTACAACAGCAATCCCTGTCTTCATCATCTCAAAGTTTGAGAAAGTCCAGCAAAATGTCTGGAAGCAGCAGTAGTGGTGGAAGTCATGTGAGTGGGTACCCTCAATTTTTGCGCTCATTCCATCCAACTGAGGCGACCCTTGCACAAGAGCAGTTACATTCAGGAGTAGGGCGATTTGATCATTTTGCCAGCAGTAGTGCAAGTGGAGGACTGGTTTCATCTGTTCCACCACCACCCCCATTGCATCCTGGCCTGTCAGTACCCCAGGCCTCCCCTGGGCCACCATCCTCTTCCCCATCTACTTCAAGTTCTGTTTCAACTTCCAATAATCCTCCCAGCAGTAGTGCAGTGACTACCTTGGGTCATCAGTTGGCAGGATCTCAGTCTGACGCCCGAAGCCTACATCAACAGTTTAGCTGCATGTTAGCGGCAAATCAGTATTTTCTTTCTGGAGTACCGGCCAATTCCAGTTTAGAACAATTTTTAGTTCAACAAGGCAGTCATAACCACCTTGGCCTTGGTCTGGGCCAAGCTGCAGGAGAAACAAGTTCAACCCTTGCGCCTCCCCCTGCTCTTCATTCTTCACACACTCATGGACATTCAACCACTCTATCACAGCCTCAACAGCCACCAACACAACAACAGCAACTACCACCTCACACTTTGTCTCACCCTCACCCACATCCACACCATCCACTGCACTCCTCCTCACAGGCTTCTTCGCTTGGAGGTTTTGACTTTCAAGGAATCCCAGTGCTCTCCTCCAACCAGCTAGCATCTCTGATGCAGCAGGAAGCTGGTTTGCCACTTCCTCTACCGCTACATCTTTCCTTATCAAAAGACGAGGGAAAAGGGGATAATGCTGCTGGAGGTGGTAGAAGAAAGAAAGCTATGGCTGGCTACCTGCCACAAAGAAAGACTGAAAGTAACAACAACAATAGCAGCAACAGTCACAGCTCTACAAACCCTAATAGTAGCACTTCAGGGGGACTGAACCAGGATGGCACACCAGGCTTGGATAGAGGTGGGGGTGTTGGTTTGTCAGGTATTGGCGGAGACCCTTCTTCCCACCTAACCTCTTCATCCTCTACTCCTGTCATCTCATCTTCTGCATCTTCTGCATCAGCATCAGTCTTGGTGACAAATGGCTCTAAAACAGCCAGCCATGGTTCCATGCCACCTCAATCTCAGCCTGAACAAGAGCCCCTTTATCAATGTGGCGAGtgtggcaaaacatttacacATCTCTCTAGTCTGCGCAGACACCTACGTAGTCATGAATTAACCACAGCTGGCACAAGTGGCACCAGAAGTAGCATTTTAAATCCAGTTCTGCATCCTTCCGATCCAAGTATTCCCCACTCTACTCAAGACAGCTCAGCCTCATCCATGTGCGGCGGCAGTCATGACAAGACTTTTCATTGTTCAGAGTGTGGCAAAGGTTTCAAGAAAAAAGGGCACCTCCTTCAACATGGGGTCATTCACTCTGGGGCTCGGCCCTATGCATGCTCTACTTGTAGTCGTGCTTTCAATCGCCGTGAGTCACTCACCCGCCATGAAAAAATACATGAAGAGAAACCATTCCGCTGTCCAGCTTGTGGTCGCTGTTTTCGGGAAAGTACGTCCCTTTTGAACCATGCAGCCTCTGGCACCTGTGGCAAGTCAGGACGTACAGCGAGATCTAAGCATGAAAGTAATATAGTTGAAGGCAAAAGCAATAAATCTGGGGGCTCCCAAGATGGAATAGCGACTAATGCAGCGG GTTCTTACCGGAGTGATGATTTCAGTGATGACTACAAGGACCAGCGCTCTCAAAGTAACATGTATTCTGGACCAACCCCTTGTGGTGCTGGCAGCATGACAGGGTCTGCACTTAGGAAGGCACCATTAGCTCCTACTCTGCATCCACACCCACAAAACCAAAGCCAGCAGCATCATCAACAGCCACATCTCCCACTTTCATCCCTATTAGAGGATTCTGAAGATGATGTAACTAGCTCTGTCAACAATGCCATTTCTGCCATCACTGCTGCAGCTGCAAATTGCATGAGCAGTGATCTTGCCCATAGTGGGGGGAGAGGGGATGATCGAAGGGATATAATTGGTGGATTGCTTGGAGGTCTGGGTCTAGGGCCTCTTACCTCACCTAGCGGTCCGTTATCAACGTCTGGCCTGGAAAAGTCATATAGAGGTAATGCTAACCCAAGTTCAGTGGGGCTCAACCAGCAACCAAATCAGCAGACACCTGGTAGAAAGCCCAAGCGTCCTCGTAAGCCCCGCAAGAAAAAGGAACCTGGTGTGGTTAGTGCTGAGCCCCCTAAAAGAAGACAGTCCTCTCACAGACCAGGAGGGCCAGGTGGGGATGTTAGACCATACTTGTGCAGTGTCTGTGGTCGAGGATTTGCAAGAAGAGAAACCTTAAGGAGGCATGACAGAATACACACTGGAGAAAAGCCTCACCATTGTACTTTATGTGGCAAGTACTTCAGAGAGGCATTTCATCTTAGCAAGCACCACACAGTGCATTCTggagaaaagaactacaaatgTATTTTGTGTGGAAAGGACTTTGGATATGCTCAGAGCCTTAAAAGACATGGCAAGCTACACCAGAAAGGTGAACTGGAAGAAGTGCCAACAACGCCAGGTGGGGAAAGCCTTAACAGCTATCCTCCGTCCTCTGGTGGCAGCTTGATTCAAGGGGTCCAAAGCAGCTCTTCTTCTTTCTATTCATACGCTCAAGATGTCAAACCACAGACATCAAACACTCAGCCCCCTCCTAGACTGTACACATGTGCTATATGCTGGAAATCGTTCCGCCATCACTTTCACTTGACAGCACATCATCAAACAGTTCATGAAGGGGGTGGAGAAAAGCTGTTTTCTTgtgaagtctgtgggaaggcttTTGCATACTCTAACAGCCTTACTCGGCACAGGCTTTCTCAGCATGGCTTAACACGGACTGGCCAGCCAGTTGTTCAAAGAAGCACAAGCGAAGTTAACAGTGGTAGTGTTTCGATATCAGAAAGTGAAGCTGCTACAAATGCTTTGCTTCAGCTTGCACCACCTAGTGGCACACATGGCGAACATGGAGTTCTTCATAGCCAGCAGGCTCCTCCCCAGCCACAAACCGGCTACTCCTCTCTGTTCTATATACCCGATGCCAATATTACACACCCCGCTTCATCTAATGCCTCATCTTATTCCCATTCTCTGCCATCAACTTCCTCAGGGCCTCTTCTTTGTAATCATCAGCAACAAAACACTGGGATAAAAGGTGAACCTATTTATCACACTAGTCACAGACATATTCTTACTCCAAACATACCCATGCATTCCCTTGCCTTGCCTCCATCAGAGCCACATCAGCAACACCACAATCCCCAGCAGCATTCAGCTGAGATTCAATCTACACACCACCACACTTTTCAAAGCCAGGAAGAGTTAAGgagacgaaaaaaaaaaaaaaaaagacgccAAGAGAGAGAGGAGATAGGCTACCAATGGACCCCGGCTGCAAAAGCCGAGAGAGAACAGGTGAAAGTTTCCCTTGGGGAAAGGCAGATAAATCTTCTTAGAAGAAAACATATTAAGAGAAAAAGGACAGGAATTCACAGGGCACAACATAAAATTAAGAAGCGCATGGCTGTTCTCGTAAAAATCAAGCGTGGAAGTGGAGGAAGTGCTGTGTATGAACTGGGCCTTCCAGGCGGACTGAAACTTAACAGGCTTCGTTCTCTGAAAGTTCCTCTGAAACGAAAGTCCTGTCCCCTTTGCCTTGGTGCTACCTTCTCACAACAGGTAGCACTTAAAGTTCATATAGCAGCTAGACATTGTCCCAAAGTGAGAGGCCTTCAGCATCGTTTGAAATGTCCAGTTTGTGGCAAACAGTCTCGCAAGTTCCTCTCAGCTCTCATTCACAGAAGCTCCCATTTAACTAACAGAGCATTTTCTTGTAAACATTGTCCCTGTCGTTTCTGGAATGCAATGCTCCTCACACGGCACAAGAAGGTGTGTCGAGGGACGTTGGCTAGGTTTCGACAAGAGAGATCGCTTTGTGTAAAATTAGTCATGGGAGCAACATACAAGAGGTTTGAGTGTAAAGGAAATTCTTCAACCATGCATATGGAATACAGTCACTGA
- the LOC137083208 gene encoding protein shisa-7, whose product MMPTLEARVRVIILFLLIVVPLNVSSASVPGPSRNGTNGPVAITPTPNPRSQGRGFLYPLSKSGGAMRGKSMNRRPKQPAEAAEMPPRPLPQKMLPKNVTTDALKAPIRAAQVAPPTRKLVEVDVCRGYYDVMGQYDITFNCSKDDFIYCCGTCHYRFCCPDRTRRLDQNICHNYHSPVWANTAPPATRPALPAHPDLSRIEQSNNTVYVIGGVISFTVAVAVAIKVAFHKASRQPRNRELNMPRALVEMLRHQSSPVQEGERNNSVALGTGGGEGTLGRPPKNLYPTLQNKDNRLGNLQHNFIHTTGSSPKHTATIERGARMNNMQMVAGGTLKPSKHTNAMKTQPSFHHSLHNLAQLPPSYEAAMKPEINRYSSLKRLEKGGLEEYSGYCTTKRRPNNAPPSFHSSQHHLPWGGDYTMGGRGTLPTHATRPRIPHPQSAPSHTPNPYPLEPPESKQNQNYDTLSKPPRRVKSTDQLLALGDCNTLSRLSKNQQHQYYKAMASASKNSNNQNTLKKSKERLLMSPDHLEEEIGGVEYGGRDGMGMGMSDYTGGGGGGGGGGGGMVPTLPRVSHQKAQSQQNVCATPSLDRHHMIKMNSHPTSGREQERNSAAMSGHLGGGGVGGVAWGDMPGTGVVMGTGTLGGHSARRLAFAAKRQNTIEQLHFIPGGGGSGGGVASNQGVRTGSKNEVTV is encoded by the exons ATGATGCCCACCTTGGAAGCTCGAGTGCGTGTCATCATTCTCTTCCTGCTAATCGTTGTCCCACTTAATGTTTCCTCTGCGAGCGTCCCGGGCCCCTCCAGAAATGGAACAAATGGGCCCGTTGCCATCACCCCGACGCCCAACCCCAGATCTCAGGGTAGGGGCTTTCTTTACCCCCTTTCTAAAAGCGGTGGGGCTATGCGAGGGAAGTCAATGAATCGTAGGCCAAAGCAGCCAGCTGAAGCGGCAGAAATGCCTCCAAGGCCACTGCCCCAGAAAATGCTGCCAAAGAATGTAACGACTGATGCACTAAAGGCCCCTATCAGAGCAGCGCAGGTAGCTCCACCTACTCGCAAACTGGTGGAAGTGGACGTGTGTCGAGGTTATTATGATGTCATGGGGCAGTATGACATCACCTTTAACTGCTCCAAGGATGACTTCATCTACTGCTGTGGGACCTGCCATTATCGATTTTGTTGTCCGGACCGCACTCGAAGGCTGGACCAGAACATCTGCCACAACTACCATTCCCCTGTGTGGGCCAATACAGCCCCCCCTGCGACCAGGCCCGCACTGCCTGCCCATCCGGACCTCAGCCGCATCGAACAGAGCAACAACACCGTCTACGTCATCGGTGGAGTCATCTCGTTTACTGTGGCAGTGGCGGTGGCCATTAAAGTTGCGTTCCACAAGGCATCACGGCAGCCTAGGAACAGAGAACTCAACATGCCCAG GGCTCTTGTGGAAATGTTGCGTCACCAGTCGAGTCCAGTtcaagagggagagagaaacaACAGCGTAGCCTTGGGAACTGGAGGAGGAGAGGGGACGCTTGGACGACCCCCGAAAAATCTATATCCTACACTACAGAATAAAGACAACAGAC TGGGAAATCTACAGCATAACTTCATACATACAACAGGCTCCAGCCCCAAACATACAGCCACCATCG AGCGTGGAGCACGTATGAACAACATGCAGATGGTCGCTGGTGGCACATTGAAGCCCAGTAAGCATACTAACGCCATGAAGACCCAGCCGTCGTTCCATCACTCCCTACATAACCTGGCTCAGCTGCCACCCTCGTATGAAGCCGCCATGAAGCCTGAGATCAACAGATACTCGTCTCTCAAGCGTCTGG AGAAAGGAGGATTGGAGGAATATTCAGGTTACTGTACCACCAAACGAAGGCCAAACAACGCCCCTCCCTCCTTTCATTCCTCCCAGCATCACCTTCCCTGGGGTGGCGACTACACGATGGGGGGAAGAGGCACGCTTCCCACCCATGCCACTCGTCCTCGGATACCTCATCCACAGTCCGCCCCTAGCCACACTCCAAATCCTTACCCTCTGGAACCTCCGGAATCGAAGCAAAATCAGAATTACGATACGCTTTCCAAACCGCCACGTCGCGTCAAGTCAACAGACCAGCTCCTTGCTCTTGGTGATTGCAATACTTTATCAAGGCTCTCGAAGAACCAGCAGCACCAATACTACAAAGCCATGGCCAGCGCATCAAAGAACTCCAATAACCAGAACACCCTGAAGAAGTCCAAGGAGAGGCTGCTGATGTCACCAGACCATCTAGAGGAGGAGATAGGCGGAGTTGAGTACGGCGGAAGGGACGGGATGGGTATGGGAATGAGCGACTACACTGGCGGAGGCggaggtggaggtggaggtggaggtggAATGGTGCCCACCCTGCCCCGCGTCAGCCACCAGAAAGCTCAATCGCAGCAGAATGTTTGTGCCACGCCGTCACTCGACCGTCACCATATGATCAAGATGAACTCGCACCCAACTTCGGGGCGAGAGCAGGAGCGGAATTCGGCGGCGATGTCAGGTCACCTGGGAGGAGGCGGGGTTGGAGGAGTGGCATGGGGCGACATGCCAGGAACAGGAGTTGTCATGGGAACAGGGACTCTTGGTGGACACAGTGCCAGGAGGCTTGCATTTGCAGCTAAAAGGCAAAATACCATTGAACAACTTCACTTCATCCCTGGTGGAGGGGGAAGTGGAGGAGGAGTGGCATCCAACCAAGGGGTTAGAACAGGAAGCAAGAATGAGGTTACTGTGTGA